Part of the Bacteroidales bacterium genome is shown below.
GAATATTTTAAAAAACCGAACAAAAGCACACATTTAATATTTTATATTGAGTATCTTAATTCTTCATCGGCACTTCAAATATCAAATCTTATATTCTTATTCTCAGAAAACAAAAAGGGTAATCAGCTAAAAATCACATGGTTATATGACGAAGATGATGAAGCCATGAAAGAAACGGGCAAAGAATTTCAATATTCAAATACTCTGAAATTTGATGTGAAAAAATTTAATGCCGAAGAATTTGATTTAGAATTTTAATTGTTAAACGCAAAATCTAAAAACAAAATTAAACACACATAAAAACCTACTATAGAATAACACCAAAAACAAAACGTATGTTAGAACCTTTAGAAATTCACAAGTCAAAACTTATACCGGAAGTTATCTTAGATAAACAAAAAAATATTTTTAAAATTTCGGGCAAATCAATAACAGTTAATACAGCCGAATTTTATTCACAAATAATACTTTGGTTTGAAAAGTATCTTACAAATCCTAATAAATGCACCAAATTAGAGTTACAACTTGAATATTTAAACTCATCATCTTCAATACAAATTAATCGGTTAATGAGTTTGTTAGAAAAAAATGAAGATGCCGAAAAAGAAATAAAGATAATTTGGCTGTATGAAAATGATGACGAATTAATATATGAAATAGGCAAAGAGCTTCAAAACTCAACAAAACTTGATTTTAAACTGCAAGAAATAGAACTAAGCAATTAAAAAGAATGGATTTTCTCTGAAAATTGCTTAATTAACTCCGGTTTTCTTTCAAAAGCAGTTCCTGTTACAATAATATCTGCTCCCGAGCGGCAAACCTTTTCAACAGATTCAACATCTTTAAATCCGCCTCCGACAATTAACGGAATATTAATAGAGCCTTTGACTTCTTTAACCATTTCTTCGGCAACATGATTTATTGCACCGCTTCCGGCTTCCAAATAAATTAATTTATTACCTGTTAATTCTCCGGCAATTGCAGTAGCAGCGGCAATATCAGGTTTATTAAACGGAATAGGTTTTGTGTTACTCATATATTCAACAGATGATTTATTACCTCCGTCAACCAAAATATAACCGGTTGAAATAATCTCTAATTTGCTTTTTTTAAGAAAAGGTGCGGCAATTACATGATTTCCTATCAATAAATCCGGGTTTCTTCCCGAAATTAAGGACAGAAGTAAAATTCCGTCTGCTTTATCAGAAATTTGCAAAATACTGCCGGGGAAAAGTATAACCGGCAAGTCTGAATTTTGTTTAATAATTTCAATTGTATCATCCAAACCGGAAGAAACAAGGCTTCCGCCTACCAAAAAAAAGTCTGCACCGTCATTCTGCGATTTCTCTGAAACAAATGCAAGCCTGTCATTCGATTGTTTATCAGG
Proteins encoded:
- a CDS encoding geranylgeranylglyceryl/heptaprenylglyceryl phosphate synthase, producing the protein MLYNSIFNSNRKKLAVLIDPDKQSNDRLAFVSEKSQNDGADFFLVGGSLVSSGLDDTIEIIKQNSDLPVILFPGSILQISDKADGILLLSLISGRNPDLLIGNHVIAAPFLKKSKLEIISTGYILVDGGNKSSVEYMSNTKPIPFNKPDIAAATAIAGELTGNKLIYLEAGSGAINHVAEEMVKEVKGSINIPLIVGGGFKDVESVEKVCRSGADIIVTGTAFERKPELIKQFSEKIHSF
- a CDS encoding DUF1987 domain-containing protein, with protein sequence MLAPIIIKKDSLSPKVVLDQESGVFCLSGKSIVENAHDFYTPILNWFKEYFKKPNKSTHLIFYIEYLNSSSALQISNLIFLFSENKKGNQLKITWLYDEDDEAMKETGKEFQYSNTLKFDVKKFNAEEFDLEF
- a CDS encoding DUF1987 domain-containing protein, which translates into the protein MLEPLEIHKSKLIPEVILDKQKNIFKISGKSITVNTAEFYSQIILWFEKYLTNPNKCTKLELQLEYLNSSSSIQINRLMSLLEKNEDAEKEIKIIWLYENDDELIYEIGKELQNSTKLDFKLQEIELSN